One part of the Asterias amurensis chromosome 11, ASM3211899v1 genome encodes these proteins:
- the LOC139944127 gene encoding C-type lectin domain family 4 member C-like, which yields MVFLFFQSMNTILFHLLILMTIQSIVIVLSSCPTGWVKWRQSCYILLPEKMNWVQAEAACKRLGSNHIVPDSKEENDFIFEWAVNGKGGLWIGCTDAAQEGVWLCGGQPARFTNWKNDNPRNDMNLNCARMTVQASGVWSDYISCKNGVHRFAACEMPVPIVPIYHTLLGPDGRVFQYCPLNHVIDNLAAEGVIACGWACTSDPRCRSFNIWQRSEKEKKCQLNDVTRLENNQTDSHDIEGCVYFEL from the coding sequence atggtgtttttattttttcaaagcaTGAATACCATTCTGTTTCATCTCTTGATATTGATGACAATTCAAAGCATTGTTATCGTCCTCTCCTCTTGTCCAACTGGCTGGGTAAAATGGCGTCAGTCTTGCTACATCTTACTCCCTGAGAAGATGAACTGGGTGCAAGCTGAGGCGGCATGCAAGCGACTAGGGAGCAACCATATAGTGCCTGATTCGAAAGAAGAAAACGACTTCATCTTTGAATGGGCAGTGAATGGGAAGGGAGGTCTATGGATCGGCTGCACAGATGCTGCTCAAGAAGGAGTTTGGCTATGTGGAGGTCAGCCTGCAAGATTCACAAACTGGAAAAACGACAACCCAAGAAACGACATGAACTTGAACTGTGCCCGAATGACAGTTCAAGCATCTGGAGTTTGGTCTGATTACATAAGTTGCAAGAATGGCGTCCATAGGTTTGCTGCGTGTGAGATGCCGGTCCCTATCGTGCCAATCTACCACACCCTGCTAGGTCCCGATGGGCGTGTCTTTCAATACTGCCCTCTCAATCACGTCATCGACAACCTTGCCGCAGAGGGTGTGATTGCTTGTGGCTGGGCGTGTACATCAGATCCTCGTTGCCGCTCCTTTAATATTTGGCAGAGAAGCGAGAAAGAGAAGAAATGTCAGCTCAATGACGTCACCCGTCTTGAGAATAATCAGACCGATTCCCATGACATCGAAGGTTGTGTTTACTTTGAACTTTAA